In one window of Temnothorax longispinosus isolate EJ_2023e chromosome 11, Tlon_JGU_v1, whole genome shotgun sequence DNA:
- the LOC139821794 gene encoding fatty acid synthase-like, which translates to MKDSDFVPDILVELATKKEIGRNNVFLLPGIEGHSSVYKSIASEIKSSATCLQHGLLNIPDESHSVIKSAAYLLPHLLKKIKDQREFLIVGYSFGSLIAIELARLLEANDFSGQLILIDGAPDQMKCWTNQYLDSTSPEELQNIILLGLLEMYTTINKKTLTLELNKCNTWEEKLKLFHSYFPNEVNVLTTENQKLMYFTVYNHIVAIQNYDISSLPRLKSPITLLKPTFPIVSVTEEDYGLHKVTEGKVQIHYVKGNHITMMDNNKIISAINEEWIEDLNR; encoded by the exons ATGAAGGATTCAGATTTTGTTCCAGATATTCTTGTAGAACTTGCTACAAAAAAGGAGATTGGTAGGAACAATGTTTTTCTCTTACCAGGAATCGAAGGACATTCAAGTGTATATAAGTCTATAGCATCAGAAATCAAATCTTCGGCAACGTGTTTGCAACATGGTCTACTTAATATTCCTGACGAAAGTCATTCAGTGATAAAGTCAGCCGCTTATTTGCTGCCT cacttattgaaaaaaataaaagatcaaaGGGAATTTCTAATAGTGGGTTATTCGTTCGGATCCTTAATTGCCATCGAATTAGCAAGAttattagaagctaatgaTTTCTCAGGACAACTAATACTAATAGATGGAGCTCCTGACCAAATGAAATGTTGGACTAATCAATATTTGGACAGTACTTCGCCAGAAGAGTTACAAAACATAATCTTACTTGGTTTATTGGAAATGTACACTACAATTAACAAGAAAACG cTTACGTTAGAGttgaataaatgtaatacatgggaagaaaaattaaaactatttcaTTCTTACTTCCCGAACGAGGTAAATGTATTGACAACCGAAAATCAAAAACTTATGTATTTCACAGTTTACAATCATATAGTCGCTATACAGAATTATGATATTTCTTCATTACCTCGCCTTAAATCACCTATAACATTGCTAAAACCTACATTTCCGATTGTCTCTGTTACTGAAGAGGATTATGGTCTACATAag gttACCGAAGGTAAAGTGCAAATTCATTATGTGAAAGGTAATCATATTACAATGATGGAcaacaacaaaattatatcagcTATTAACGAAGAATGGATAGAGGATCTAAATcgataa